A single window of Streptomyces sp. NBC_00464 DNA harbors:
- the eboE gene encoding metabolite traffic protein EboE: protein MRFRHPDGTVVHLAYCTNVHPAETLEGVRTQLRDHCEPVRRRLGRDRLGIGLWLARDAARTLINDPSQLRSLRAELDRRGLEVVTLNGFPYEGFGAEEVKYRVYKPDWTDPERLAHTTDLARLLATLLPDDVTDGTISTLPLAWRTPYTGDPEAARTALAALTTLGERLDALAELTGKSIRIGLEPEPGCTVETTADAIAPLTAVGHARIGVCIDTCHLATSFEDPDTALDALTAAGIPAVKAQLSAALHAEHPHLPEVRAALAAFAEPRFLHQTRIATAAGLRGTDDLDEAVTGDALPDSAPWRAHFHVPLHAPPAPPLTSTLPVLRATLARLVGGARPLTRHLEVETYTWQALPAELRPRTRAQLADGIAAELTLARDLLVDLGLKELP, encoded by the coding sequence ATGCGCTTCCGCCACCCCGACGGCACCGTCGTCCACCTCGCGTACTGCACCAACGTCCACCCCGCCGAAACCCTCGAAGGCGTCCGCACCCAACTGCGCGACCACTGCGAACCCGTACGCAGACGACTCGGCCGCGACCGCCTCGGCATCGGCCTCTGGCTCGCCAGGGACGCCGCCCGCACCCTGATCAACGACCCCTCGCAACTGCGCTCCCTGCGCGCCGAACTCGACCGCCGCGGCCTCGAAGTCGTCACACTCAACGGCTTCCCCTACGAGGGATTCGGCGCCGAGGAGGTCAAGTACCGGGTCTACAAGCCCGACTGGACCGACCCCGAACGCCTGGCCCACACCACCGACCTCGCCCGGCTCCTCGCCACACTCCTGCCCGACGACGTCACCGACGGCACCATCTCCACCCTCCCGCTCGCCTGGCGCACCCCGTACACCGGCGACCCCGAAGCGGCCCGCACCGCACTCGCCGCGCTCACCACCCTCGGCGAACGCCTCGACGCACTCGCCGAACTCACGGGCAAGTCCATCCGGATCGGCCTCGAACCCGAACCCGGATGCACCGTCGAGACCACGGCCGACGCCATCGCCCCCCTCACCGCCGTCGGCCACGCACGCATCGGCGTCTGCATCGACACCTGCCACCTCGCCACCTCCTTCGAGGACCCGGACACCGCACTCGACGCGCTCACCGCCGCCGGCATCCCCGCCGTCAAGGCGCAGCTCTCCGCGGCCCTGCACGCCGAGCACCCCCACCTCCCCGAGGTGCGTGCCGCCCTCGCCGCCTTCGCCGAGCCCCGCTTCCTGCACCAGACCCGCATCGCCACCGCTGCCGGACTGCGCGGCACCGACGACCTCGACGAAGCCGTCACCGGCGACGCCCTGCCCGACAGCGCCCCCTGGCGCGCCCACTTCCACGTACCCCTGCACGCACCGCCGGCGCCCCCGCTCACCTCCACCCTGCCCGTGCTCCGGGCCACGCTGGCCCGCCTGGTCGGCGGGGCCCGGCCGCTCACCCGGCACCTGGAGGTCGAGACGTACACCTGGCAGGCACTCCCGGCCGAGCTGCGCCCCCGCACCCGCGCCCAGCTCGCCGACGGCATCGCCGCCGAACTCACCCTCGCCCGCGACCTCCTGGTCGACCTCGGCCTCAAGGAGCTGCCATGA
- a CDS encoding TatD family hydrolase, with translation MRIFDPHIHMTSRTTDDYRAMYDSGVRALVEPSFWLGQPRTSPASFLDYFDALLGWEPFRAAQYGIAHHCTLALNPKEANDPRCTPVLDALPRYLVKDSVVAVGEIGYDSMTPAEDHALAAQLQLAADHGLPALVHTPHRDKLAGLRRTIDVVRESHLAPELVLLDHLNETTVKDALDSGCWAGFSIYPDTKMDEDRMVAVLKLHGTERILVNSAADWGRSDPLKTRHVGDAMLAAGFTDDDVDQVLWRNPVAFYGQSGRLHLDTAAPEPLHEGNSILRGGE, from the coding sequence ATGCGCATCTTCGACCCCCACATCCACATGACCTCCCGCACCACGGACGACTACCGGGCGATGTACGACTCCGGGGTCCGCGCCCTGGTCGAACCCTCCTTCTGGCTCGGCCAGCCCCGCACCTCGCCCGCCAGCTTCCTCGACTACTTCGACGCGCTGCTCGGCTGGGAGCCCTTCCGCGCCGCCCAGTACGGCATCGCCCACCACTGCACGCTCGCCCTCAACCCCAAGGAGGCGAACGACCCCCGCTGCACCCCCGTCCTGGACGCCCTGCCCCGCTACCTGGTCAAGGACTCCGTCGTCGCCGTCGGCGAGATCGGCTACGACTCGATGACCCCGGCCGAGGACCACGCGCTGGCCGCCCAGCTCCAGCTCGCCGCCGACCACGGACTGCCCGCACTCGTCCACACACCGCACCGCGACAAACTCGCCGGTCTGCGCCGCACCATCGACGTCGTACGGGAGTCCCACCTCGCCCCGGAACTGGTGCTGCTCGACCACCTCAACGAGACGACCGTGAAGGACGCACTCGACAGCGGCTGCTGGGCCGGCTTCTCCATCTACCCCGACACCAAGATGGACGAGGACCGCATGGTCGCCGTCCTCAAGCTCCACGGCACCGAGAGGATCCTCGTCAACTCCGCAGCCGACTGGGGCAGGAGCGACCCGCTGAAGACCCGCCATGTGGGCGACGCCATGCTCGCCGCCGGCTTCACCGACGACGACGTCGACCAGGTGCTGTGGCGCAACCCCGTCGCCTTCTACGGCCAGAGCGGCCGCCTCCACCTCGACACCGCCGCCCCCGAACCGCTCCACGAGGGCAACTCCATCCTGCGCGGCGGGGAGTGA
- a CDS encoding nucleotide pyrophosphatase/phosphodiesterase family protein, which produces MTTAGTTPSPTPLLVLDVVGLTPRLLAHMPHLKALGQSGTHAPLGTVLPAVTCAAQSTFLTGTTPAEHGIVANGWYFREIGDVLLWRQHNGLVEGDKLWDAARRTHPGYTVANICWWYAMGADTDWTVTPRPVYYADGRKEPDCYTRPPALHDELTDKLGTFPLFHFWGPGADLVSSQWIIDATRHILDTRHPDLALCYLPHLDYDLQRYGPDDPRAFKAAADLDRAVAPLLDDARREGRTVIALSEYGITRVDRPVDINRALRRAGLLEVHTQDGMEYLDPMASRAFAVADHQIAHIYVRRPEDLEAARAALADLPGIEQLLDDEGKKAQGLDHPRSGELVAVAEPDAWFTYYYWLDDERAPDFAQLVEIHRKPGYDPVELFMDPEDPYVRVKAVTAVARKKLGMRYRMAVVPLDPSPIRGSHGRLPLSDDEGPLILCSTPHAFTGPVRATEVKSLLLTLAGLA; this is translated from the coding sequence ATGACCACCGCCGGGACGACGCCCAGCCCCACACCCCTCCTCGTCCTCGACGTCGTCGGACTCACCCCCCGCCTCCTCGCCCACATGCCCCACCTCAAGGCGCTGGGACAGTCCGGCACCCACGCCCCGCTCGGCACCGTGCTGCCCGCCGTCACCTGCGCCGCCCAGTCCACCTTCCTCACCGGCACCACCCCCGCCGAGCACGGCATCGTCGCCAACGGCTGGTACTTCCGCGAAATCGGCGATGTGCTCCTGTGGCGCCAGCACAACGGGCTCGTCGAGGGCGACAAGCTCTGGGACGCCGCCCGCCGGACCCACCCCGGCTACACCGTCGCCAACATCTGCTGGTGGTACGCCATGGGCGCCGACACCGACTGGACCGTCACCCCGCGCCCCGTCTACTACGCCGACGGCCGCAAGGAACCCGACTGCTACACCCGCCCGCCCGCCCTCCACGACGAACTCACCGACAAGCTCGGCACCTTCCCCCTCTTCCACTTCTGGGGGCCCGGCGCCGACCTCGTCTCCTCCCAGTGGATCATCGACGCCACCCGCCACATCCTGGACACCCGCCACCCCGACCTCGCCCTGTGCTACCTCCCGCACCTCGACTACGACCTCCAGCGCTACGGCCCCGACGACCCGCGCGCCTTCAAGGCCGCCGCCGACCTCGACCGGGCCGTGGCCCCGCTGCTGGACGACGCCCGCCGCGAGGGCCGCACCGTCATCGCCCTCTCCGAGTACGGCATCACCCGCGTCGACCGGCCCGTCGACATCAACCGAGCGCTGCGCCGGGCCGGACTCCTGGAGGTCCACACCCAGGACGGCATGGAGTACCTGGACCCGATGGCCTCCCGGGCCTTCGCCGTCGCGGACCACCAGATCGCCCACATCTACGTACGCCGTCCCGAGGACCTCGAAGCGGCCCGCGCGGCCCTGGCGGACCTCCCGGGCATCGAGCAGCTCCTCGACGACGAGGGCAAGAAGGCCCAGGGCCTGGACCACCCCCGCTCCGGCGAGCTGGTCGCCGTCGCCGAACCGGACGCCTGGTTCACGTACTACTACTGGCTCGACGACGAACGGGCGCCCGACTTCGCCCAGCTCGTCGAGATCCACCGCAAACCCGGCTACGACCCCGTCGAGCTCTTCATGGACCCCGAGGACCCGTACGTACGGGTCAAGGCGGTCACGGCGGTCGCCCGCAAGAAGCTCGGCATGCGCTACCGCATGGCCGTCGTGCCACTCGATCCGTCACCCATTCGCGGCAGCCACGGCCGCCTCCCCCTGAGCGACGACGAAGGTCCGCTCATCCTCTGCTCCACCCCCCATGCGTTCACCGGCCCCGTCCGGGCCACCGAAGTGAAGTCCCTGCTCCTCACGCTGGCCGGCCTCGCATGA
- a CDS encoding EboA domain-containing protein: MTQNPPTPLLTRKELDTLLGGAARAWLDEALAEAAHSAAHPDTAPSDSYAVPPWELRYAAAGRYCGLEHADSVRALLIIEARTALPALTRLYEQGTAAERRAVLRTLPALDLGATALPLVEDALRTNDTTLVAAAVGPYAGTHLDPHNWRHAVLKCLFTGVPVEAVDQLARRSRGDAELARMLGDYAAERIAAGRPVPAGQHRVLALTAPGPAAPAAPTEES; the protein is encoded by the coding sequence ATGACGCAGAACCCGCCCACCCCGCTCCTGACCCGCAAGGAACTCGACACCCTGCTCGGCGGAGCCGCGCGCGCCTGGCTCGACGAGGCCCTCGCCGAGGCCGCCCACTCCGCAGCCCACCCGGACACCGCGCCCTCGGACAGCTACGCCGTACCTCCGTGGGAGCTGCGGTACGCAGCCGCCGGCCGGTACTGCGGACTCGAACACGCCGACTCCGTACGCGCCCTGCTGATCATCGAGGCCCGCACCGCCCTGCCCGCCCTGACCCGCCTCTACGAACAGGGCACGGCCGCCGAACGCCGCGCCGTTCTGCGCACCCTGCCCGCACTGGACCTCGGCGCCACCGCCCTGCCGCTCGTCGAGGACGCCCTGCGCACCAACGACACCACGCTGGTCGCCGCAGCCGTCGGCCCGTACGCGGGCACCCACCTCGACCCGCACAACTGGCGCCACGCCGTCCTCAAGTGCCTGTTCACCGGTGTCCCCGTCGAGGCCGTCGACCAGCTGGCCCGAAGATCGCGCGGCGACGCGGAACTCGCCCGGATGCTGGGCGACTACGCGGCGGAACGCATCGCCGCGGGCCGCCCCGTCCCCGCCGGCCAGCACCGCGTACTCGCCCTCACGGCCCCCGGCCCCGCCGCCCCCGCCGCCCCCACGGAGGAGTCCTGA
- a CDS encoding sugar phosphate isomerase/epimerase family protein has protein sequence MTVYNDASGTDGALRRSLGIDRRRFLSTCTAVGAAAIAAPVFGASPAFAQPASGPGHDHGHGHGHGQALVPAHKRGIILYTVRDATGRDPLSTTLPSGFRDVFKELARYGYKQVEFAGYGQHANAPGGNNLETVEGAKLLRSWLDDYGLRAQGNHGFIPGSWPLSQSDLDQFKRHLEIANILGMDHMGTGGDPTGSAYRADWDVAADKWNALGQIAHRAGIKLYTHNHDAAYGFLLDGGPLDEQGRPTRSSGIRKLEYFLKVTDPKTVWLEMDVYWAHVAQYKFHTYTALDGSQRENIFDPAAVVRGNNKRYPLFHAKDGIVNTASGDGYDMVPFGTGVIDYRTFFRRVGEANYRNPMVEQDTAPSSTDLAQSLKQARISYEGMAALRK, from the coding sequence GTGACCGTGTACAACGACGCATCCGGAACGGACGGCGCCCTGCGCCGCAGCCTCGGCATCGACCGCCGCCGCTTCCTCAGCACCTGCACGGCTGTCGGGGCGGCCGCGATCGCCGCGCCCGTCTTCGGCGCATCGCCGGCCTTCGCCCAGCCCGCCTCCGGTCCGGGGCACGACCACGGTCATGGCCACGGACACGGACAGGCTCTGGTGCCGGCGCACAAGCGCGGCATCATCCTGTACACCGTGCGCGACGCCACGGGCCGGGACCCGCTCAGCACCACCCTGCCCTCGGGCTTCCGTGACGTCTTCAAGGAGCTGGCCCGCTACGGCTACAAGCAGGTCGAGTTCGCCGGATACGGCCAGCACGCCAACGCCCCCGGCGGAAACAACCTGGAGACGGTGGAGGGCGCGAAGCTGCTGCGCTCGTGGCTGGACGACTACGGACTGCGCGCCCAGGGCAACCACGGCTTCATCCCGGGTTCCTGGCCCCTGAGTCAGAGCGACCTCGACCAGTTCAAGCGGCACCTGGAAATAGCCAACATCCTCGGCATGGACCACATGGGCACCGGAGGCGACCCCACCGGCAGCGCCTACCGCGCCGACTGGGACGTGGCCGCCGACAAGTGGAACGCACTGGGGCAGATCGCCCACCGTGCGGGCATCAAGCTGTACACCCACAACCACGACGCGGCCTACGGCTTCCTGCTCGACGGCGGTCCGCTGGACGAACAGGGGCGGCCCACCCGCAGTTCGGGCATCCGCAAGCTGGAGTACTTCCTCAAGGTCACCGACCCGAAGACCGTATGGCTGGAGATGGACGTCTACTGGGCGCACGTCGCCCAGTACAAGTTCCACACCTACACCGCGCTCGACGGATCGCAGCGGGAGAACATCTTCGACCCCGCCGCAGTGGTCCGCGGGAACAACAAGCGCTACCCGCTGTTCCACGCCAAGGACGGCATCGTCAACACGGCGAGTGGCGACGGCTACGACATGGTCCCCTTCGGCACGGGGGTCATCGACTACCGGACCTTCTTCCGCCGCGTCGGCGAGGCGAACTACCGCAACCCGATGGTCGAGCAGGACACCGCACCGAGCTCGACGGACCTCGCCCAGTCCCTGAAGCAGGCACGGATCAGCTACGAGGGCATGGCGGCGCTGCGCAAGTAG
- a CDS encoding sugar phosphate isomerase/epimerase family protein produces MTLRLGYGTNGLTDLRLDDALGLLADLGYDGVGLTLDHMHLDPMAPDLAARTRHVAARLQKLGLGVTVETGARYVLDPRRKHGPSLLDPDPEARAARTALLVRAVDVAAGLGAHAVHCFSGIRPPDTAPDTAWQRLTDALGPVLDAAERAGVPLAIEPEPGHLLANLADFHHLRVLSGDPEPLGLTLDIGHCQCLEPALPVDCVRDAAPWLRHVQIEDMRRGLHEHLPFGDGEIDFPPVLAALDALGDTGYAGLTVVELPRHSHAGPELARTSLDFLNKHRPSNR; encoded by the coding sequence ATGACACTCCGCCTCGGCTACGGCACCAACGGGCTCACCGACCTACGCCTGGACGACGCCCTCGGGCTCCTCGCCGACCTCGGCTACGACGGCGTCGGCCTGACCCTCGACCACATGCACCTCGACCCGATGGCCCCCGACCTCGCCGCCCGCACCCGCCACGTCGCCGCCCGGCTCCAGAAGCTCGGGCTCGGCGTCACCGTGGAGACCGGGGCCCGCTACGTCCTGGACCCGCGCCGCAAGCACGGCCCCTCGCTCCTCGACCCGGACCCCGAGGCGCGCGCGGCCAGGACCGCGCTGCTCGTCCGGGCCGTCGACGTCGCCGCCGGGCTCGGCGCCCACGCCGTGCACTGCTTCAGCGGCATCAGGCCCCCGGACACCGCCCCGGACACCGCCTGGCAGCGGCTCACCGACGCCCTCGGGCCGGTCCTGGACGCCGCCGAACGGGCCGGGGTGCCCCTCGCGATCGAGCCGGAGCCCGGACACCTCCTCGCCAACCTCGCGGACTTCCACCACCTGCGGGTGCTGAGCGGCGACCCGGAACCGCTCGGGCTCACCCTCGACATCGGCCACTGCCAGTGCCTGGAGCCCGCCCTGCCCGTCGACTGCGTACGCGACGCCGCCCCCTGGCTGCGCCACGTACAGATCGAGGACATGCGCCGCGGCCTCCACGAGCACCTCCCCTTCGGCGACGGCGAGATCGACTTCCCGCCCGTGCTCGCCGCACTCGACGCGCTCGGCGACACCGGATACGCCGGACTCACCGTCGTCGAGCTGCCCCGCCACTCCCACGCGGGCCCCGAACTCGCCCGCACCTCCCTCGACTTCCTCAACAAGCACCGCCCGTCGAACCGCTGA